TGCGACCGGCACAGCACGGCACCCCGCGGCGGGGTGCCGATCGCTTCAGGCCCCGCCGCGGCAGCCGAGAAGAAGGAGACCGCGGTACGTCATGGTTCGGTACAGTAGCCAGAAACCAAGTCCTCAGACAACCTGACAGGTGAATCCCGTGTCCTCGCTCGGCCCGCTCCGCCCCAGCCCCCTGGTCGAACAGGCCACGAGTCATCTGCGCACGCAGATCACCGAGGGGCACTGGCCGGTCGGCACGAAGATCCCCGGTGAGACCACGCTCGCCAAGACGCTCGGTGTGGGCCGCTCCACCGTGCGCGAGGCGGTGCGTACGCTCGCCACGCTCGGCCTGCTCCAGTCCCGCCAGGGCGCCGGCGTCTTCGTCATCGCCGACCACGCGACGGAGGAGTGGCCGGTCCGGCTGCGCCGGGCCGCGGTCACCGACGTCTACGAGGTCCGCATGCTGATCGAGGTCCAGGCCGCCCGGCTCGCCGCGCGGCGCCGCACCGACGAGGACCTGATCGCCCTGGAGTCGGCGCTCGCGGCACGGCGGGCGGCGGGCGGCGGACCGGACGACGCGGAGTTCGTGGATGCCGACATCGCCCTGCACCGGGCGGTCGTGGCGGCCGCCCACAACCCCGTACTCACCGATCTCTTCGCCGAATTCGCCCCCGCGCTGCGGCAGGCGCTCATCGACCTGGTGGAGCTGCTCGGCCTGCGCCGCGGTGACCCCCAGCACGGCGACGCGCAGCACCTGGCGCTGGTCACGGCGGTGGTGGCGGGCGACGCGGAGGGCGCGGGCCGGGCCGCCCAGGCGGAGCTGGAACACACCCTGACCCGCCTGCGCGCCGCCTGATCCGGCCCGATCCGTACGAGAGATCCCACGGGCCTCTCGTACGGATCAGGCCGGGCTGATCCGGACGAAATTCCCTAAGCGGCCCCGGACTCCCGCCACTCCTGCGCGTACTCGTCGAAGATCGCCCGCAGTTGGTGGCCGATCTTCAGATAGTCCAGGTCGTCCAGATTGGCCAGGGAGACGCGGACCGACCACTCCGGCCCGTCGAAACCGCCGCCGTTGAGCAGCACCACGGACGTCTGCTCGGCCAGCCGGAACAGCGGGTCGACCGGCTCGTAGTTCTGCTCCAGGTAGTCGGCGAACTCCTTGCCCAGCGTGCGTTCCGCCTCGGCCAGCAGGTCCAGCTCGATGTAGTACGAGGCACGCTTGGGATCCTCGGAGATCTTCATGTGCGCGCCCTCCAGCAGGAGTTCGAGGCGCTGCCGCACGATGGCGCGGATCCGCACCTTGTACTCCTGGCCCTCGTCCAGCATGTCGAAGAGGGAGAAGAGCGTCATCATCACCTGCTGCGGCAGCGACAGGCCCGCCGTGTGGTTGAGCGCCACCTGACGGGAGTCCGCGACCAGGC
This genomic interval from Streptomyces sp. NBC_00464 contains the following:
- a CDS encoding FadR/GntR family transcriptional regulator produces the protein MNPVSSLGPLRPSPLVEQATSHLRTQITEGHWPVGTKIPGETTLAKTLGVGRSTVREAVRTLATLGLLQSRQGAGVFVIADHATEEWPVRLRRAAVTDVYEVRMLIEVQAARLAARRRTDEDLIALESALAARRAAGGGPDDAEFVDADIALHRAVVAAAHNPVLTDLFAEFAPALRQALIDLVELLGLRRGDPQHGDAQHLALVTAVVAGDAEGAGRAAQAELEHTLTRLRAA